One window from the genome of Hoplias malabaricus isolate fHopMal1 chromosome 18, fHopMal1.hap1, whole genome shotgun sequence encodes:
- the ppp1r3c2a gene encoding protein phosphatase 1 regulatory subunit 3C, giving the protein MAAAKVLPVDMFMHMGLSRRAAVRQRSDMSSMRYQLTLPRPSAPSEIPCSLRAATPSQLTPSPPVSPLSYYSSAGTLKKKKRVVFADTKGLALTDVRIFTVDPPESPADAPAPSDKLKDPPHVQGRILRLKLGFPQPSANLPSFLGSLADSLVRLESCRLTGGSLSGMVRVYNISLEKTVHIRITYDSWRTHKDIPCTYIKQPAGSETENFIFSVPFPSDLNLQDRVEFRVLFRPGCGSTCLWDDNGGQNYRIFVDVVDPAKIPLVWKRLFLSRSSKWPQTWPKRKSQALHSTTYINPSNPPENMISTPLSRQENIVPLC; this is encoded by the exons ATGGCCGCCGCTAA agtgtTGCCTGTAGACATGTTCATGCACATGGGTCTGAGTCGGAGGGCTGCGGTCCGCCAGCGTTCAGACATGTCCTCGATGAGGTACCAGCTCACACTCCCCAGGCCGAGCGCACCTTCAGAGATCCCCTGTTCACTCAGAGCTGCTACTCCTTCCCAGCTTACCCCCTCTCCTCCCGTCAGCCCCCTGAGCTACTATAGCAGTGCTGGGACTCTGAAAAAGAAGAAGCGTGTTGTGTTTGCAGACACTAAAGGACTGGCTCTTACAGATGTGAGGATTTTCACGGTGGACCCCCCAGAGTCCCCAGCGGACGCTCCCGCTCCGTCCGACAAGCTGAAGGACCCGCCTCACGTCCAGGGAAGGATACTGAGGCTCAAGCTTGGGTTCCCTCAGCCTTCTGCCAATCTCCCGTCATTCCTCGGAAGCCTGGCGGATTCTTTGGTGAGACTAGAAAGCTGTAGACTGACGGGGGGATCACTCAGCGGCATGGTGAGGGTCTACAACATAAGCCTGGAGAAGACTGTACACATTCGCATCACGTACGACTCCTGGAGGACCCACAAGGACATTCCTTGCACCTACATAAAGCAGCCGGCTGGCTCAGAAACGGAAAACTTCATCTTCTCTGTGCCTTTTCCCTCAGACTTGAACCTCCAGGATCGGGTAGAGTTCCGGGTCTTGTTCCGTCCCGGATGTGGCAGCACATGTCTGTGGGACGACAACGGTGGACAGAACTATCGAATCTTTGTGGACGTTGTAGACCCCGCAAAAATCCCTTTGGTTTGGAAGAGACTCTTCTTGAGCCGAAGCTCTAAGTGGCCCCAGACTTGGCCCAAGAGAAAAAGCCAAGCCTTGCATTCCACAACATACATTAACCCTTCAAATCCCCCTGAGAATATGATCAGCACACCCTTGAGTAGGCAAGAGAACATAGTGCCATTGTGTTGA